The segment CATGAAGCATCTAGCCTATCTCAGTATCGGAGGGAACATGGGCAATCGGCAAGCCTATTTACAGGCAGCCCTAGACAAATTAGCCAGTCATCCAGGTTGCCAGCTTGGCTTAGTTTCCAACATTTATGAAACTCCAGCTTGGGGCAAGACCGACCAGGCTGATTTCCTCAATCTAGCCTGTCAAGTGTATACTGATTTGTCTGCTCAGGATTTTCTAAGCGTTTGCCAGAACATCGAACAAGAGTTGGACCGAGTACGGATTGAAAAATGGGGACAACGGACCATTGATTTGGATATTATTTTTTGGGATGAGCAAGTGATAGACGAAGAAAATCTCATCGTACCACATCCTTATGCACATGAGAGGGCATTTGTTCTTTTACCACTGGCTGATATTGCAGCAGATTATCGACATCCTGGTCTTGGACAAAGGGTAGAAGTGCTAGTAAGTAATTT is part of the Streptococcus suis genome and harbors:
- the folK gene encoding 2-amino-4-hydroxy-6-hydroxymethyldihydropteridine diphosphokinase, whose translation is MKHLAYLSIGGNMGNRQAYLQAALDKLASHPGCQLGLVSNIYETPAWGKTDQADFLNLACQVYTDLSAQDFLSVCQNIEQELDRVRIEKWGQRTIDLDIIFWDEQVIDEENLIVPHPYAHERAFVLLPLADIAADYRHPGLGQRVEVLVSNLGDTSDIKKISLD